Proteins encoded in a region of the Pseudomonadota bacterium genome:
- a CDS encoding HK97 family phage prohead protease, which yields MIRIKGMAAVFDAPDLLGDRIAFGAFDESLVFRPAERIRMLWNHDPNICVGHWEAVRTGSLGLLAEGIVDQRLADVAFLANADLRGLSIGYQAVRCTPIKGGRRLLQVDLYEISLTPMPMHPGATFDVVAIDEVAA from the coding sequence GTGATCCGGATCAAGGGCATGGCAGCGGTTTTTGATGCACCCGACTTGCTCGGAGATCGCATTGCGTTTGGTGCGTTCGACGAATCGCTCGTCTTCCGGCCAGCCGAGCGAATACGGATGCTTTGGAACCATGATCCGAACATTTGCGTCGGTCATTGGGAAGCTGTCCGAACCGGATCGCTCGGCCTACTCGCCGAGGGGATAGTCGACCAGCGATTGGCCGACGTTGCGTTCCTCGCAAATGCCGACCTGCGCGGTCTGTCAATCGGGTATCAGGCGGTTCGTTGCACGCCGATCAAAGGCGGGCGGCGTCTTTTGCAGGTCGATCTGTATGAGATATCGCTGACGCCCATGCCAATGCATCCTGGTGCAACGTTCGATGTCGTGGCGATCGATGAGGTCGCGGCATGA